A single window of Rickettsiella endosymbiont of Dermanyssus gallinae DNA harbors:
- the ruvX gene encoding Holliday junction resolvase RuvX, translating to MIKTVLGFDFGTKYIGVAVGYTSPLMAQPLTSLIAQKGEPPWKEIDTLIKTWSPDALIVGMPLNMDGSEQPMTQSARFFSENLKQRTQLPVFTVDERLTTVEARARLFSSGGYKALQKKAIDSISAQLIVEMWLESTHYE from the coding sequence GTGATTAAAACCGTTTTGGGCTTTGATTTTGGCACCAAATATATCGGTGTAGCAGTAGGCTATACATCACCCTTAATGGCACAGCCATTAACAAGTTTAATTGCACAAAAAGGGGAGCCGCCTTGGAAAGAAATTGATACCTTAATAAAAACATGGTCCCCTGATGCGCTCATTGTAGGAATGCCTTTGAACATGGACGGATCAGAACAGCCTATGACACAATCGGCACGTTTTTTTTCAGAAAACTTAAAACAACGAACCCAGTTGCCCGTTTTTACCGTAGACGAACGGTTGACGACGGTTGAAGCGCGCGCGCGTTTATTTTCATCAGGCGGATATAAAGCCCTGCAAAAAAAGGCGATTGATAGTATTTCGGCCCAATTAATTGTAGAAATGTGGTTAGAAAGCACGCATTATGAGTAA